The Neodiprion fabricii isolate iyNeoFabr1 chromosome 4, iyNeoFabr1.1, whole genome shotgun sequence genome window below encodes:
- the LOC124180931 gene encoding STAM-binding protein-like isoform X2, whose protein sequence is MNYSLVQHRDKMKDKVDYKPTKYTSVKNMRLIDPEDRLKALADYGTAVDIDPNIPPRRYYRSGIEMIRMANVYMEEGSQENAYILFMKFMTIFLEKIRKHPQYDTVPVKDRATNQQKLREIFPKAEALKKQLLAQYKMEQIKYLEDAKKREKIEMERLKREEEQRLKDEEDRKNKLAARTAANAAKAMLGTTSSVTDQDIVAKKPIVTRPQSPIKDIKPPRTEEKAIPEVDRSTKPRLLDKHDLRDVILPNKAMTEFLLLASRNTMLNKETCGILAGRLERNKLLVTHVLIPQQTGSPDSCTTHKEEDIFDYQDQHNLITLGWIHTHPTQTAFLSSVDLHTHCAYQLMMPEAIAVVCAPKYQDTGFYTLTADYGLDFIANCRTSGFHPHPTQPALYTINGPSGMRKRHLQQQKTDS, encoded by the exons ATAGAGATAAGATGAAGGATAAGGTCGACTACAAACCCACTAAATATACTTCTGTAAAAAACATGCGATTAATTGATCCAGAGGACCGCCTTAAAGCACTGGCAGATTATGGGACTGCTGTTGACATAGACCCTAATATTCCACCGCGAAG ATATTATCGTTCTGGAATTGAAATGATCAGAATGGCTAACGTATACATGGAAGAGGGCAGTCAAGAAaatgcatatattttattcatgaaATTTATGAC aattttcttagaaaaaataagaaaacatcCACAATATGACACAGTGCCTGTAAAAGATCGTGCGACAAATCAACAAAAGTTGCGGGAAATTTTCCCAAAAGCTGAAGCACTGAAAAAGCAATTACTTGCTCAGTATAAAATGGAGCAGATCAAATATCTGGAGGATGCAAAGAAACgggagaaaattgaaatggaaCGACTTAAAAGAGAAGAGGAACAGAG GTTGAAGGACGaagaagatagaaaaaataaattagccGCTCGGACAGCTGCAAATGCTGCTAAAGCAATGCTTGGTACAACTTCATCGGTGACTGATCAAGACATTGTTGCAAAAAAACCGATTGTAACCAGACCCCAATCTCCAATTAAGGATATAAAGCCTCCCCGAACTGAAGAAAA AGCAATACCAGAAGTTGACCGATCTACTAAACCTCGTTTACTGGATAAGCATGATTTGAGAGATGTAATATTACCCAACAAAGCGATGACTGAATTCTTGTTACTGGCTTCTCGCAACACGATGCTAAACAAAGAAACTTGCGGGATATTGGCTGGCAGATTGGAACGTAATAAATTACTCGTCACCCATGTACTGATCCCTCAACAAACGGGATCACCAGATTCCTGTACAACGCATAAGGAAGAGGATATCTTTGACTACCAAGACCAGCATAATCTTATCACTCTTGGTTGGATCCAT ACTCATCCTACACAGACAGCATTTTTATCTAGTGTAGATCTTCACACTCATTGTGCCTATCAACTAATGATGCCTGAAGCAATAGCTGTTGTGTGTGCGCCAAAGTATCAAGA TACTGGATTTTATACTTTGACAGCAGACTATGGATTAGATTTTATAGCTAATTGTCGGACATCTGGATTTCATCCGCATCCAACACAACCAGCCCTTTACACT
- the LOC124180931 gene encoding STAM-binding protein-like A isoform X1, translating into MNYSLVQHRDKMKDKVDYKPTKYTSVKNMRLIDPEDRLKALADYGTAVDIDPNIPPRRYYRSGIEMIRMANVYMEEGSQENAYILFMKFMTIFLEKIRKHPQYDTVPVKDRATNQQKLREIFPKAEALKKQLLAQYKMEQIKYLEDAKKREKIEMERLKREEEQRLKDEEDRKNKLAARTAANAAKAMLGTTSSVTDQDIVAKKPIVTRPQSPIKDIKPPRTEEKAIPEVDRSTKPRLLDKHDLRDVILPNKAMTEFLLLASRNTMLNKETCGILAGRLERNKLLVTHVLIPQQTGSPDSCTTHKEEDIFDYQDQHNLITLGWIHTHPTQTAFLSSVDLHTHCAYQLMMPEAIAVVCAPKYQDTGFYTLTADYGLDFIANCRTSGFHPHPTQPALYTVAEHCKLDSMALINMVDLRK; encoded by the exons ATAGAGATAAGATGAAGGATAAGGTCGACTACAAACCCACTAAATATACTTCTGTAAAAAACATGCGATTAATTGATCCAGAGGACCGCCTTAAAGCACTGGCAGATTATGGGACTGCTGTTGACATAGACCCTAATATTCCACCGCGAAG ATATTATCGTTCTGGAATTGAAATGATCAGAATGGCTAACGTATACATGGAAGAGGGCAGTCAAGAAaatgcatatattttattcatgaaATTTATGAC aattttcttagaaaaaataagaaaacatcCACAATATGACACAGTGCCTGTAAAAGATCGTGCGACAAATCAACAAAAGTTGCGGGAAATTTTCCCAAAAGCTGAAGCACTGAAAAAGCAATTACTTGCTCAGTATAAAATGGAGCAGATCAAATATCTGGAGGATGCAAAGAAACgggagaaaattgaaatggaaCGACTTAAAAGAGAAGAGGAACAGAG GTTGAAGGACGaagaagatagaaaaaataaattagccGCTCGGACAGCTGCAAATGCTGCTAAAGCAATGCTTGGTACAACTTCATCGGTGACTGATCAAGACATTGTTGCAAAAAAACCGATTGTAACCAGACCCCAATCTCCAATTAAGGATATAAAGCCTCCCCGAACTGAAGAAAA AGCAATACCAGAAGTTGACCGATCTACTAAACCTCGTTTACTGGATAAGCATGATTTGAGAGATGTAATATTACCCAACAAAGCGATGACTGAATTCTTGTTACTGGCTTCTCGCAACACGATGCTAAACAAAGAAACTTGCGGGATATTGGCTGGCAGATTGGAACGTAATAAATTACTCGTCACCCATGTACTGATCCCTCAACAAACGGGATCACCAGATTCCTGTACAACGCATAAGGAAGAGGATATCTTTGACTACCAAGACCAGCATAATCTTATCACTCTTGGTTGGATCCAT ACTCATCCTACACAGACAGCATTTTTATCTAGTGTAGATCTTCACACTCATTGTGCCTATCAACTAATGATGCCTGAAGCAATAGCTGTTGTGTGTGCGCCAAAGTATCAAGA TACTGGATTTTATACTTTGACAGCAGACTATGGATTAGATTTTATAGCTAATTGTCGGACATCTGGATTTCATCCGCATCCAACACAACCAGCCCTTTACACT GTAGCTGAACATTGTAAGTTGGATTCAATGGCGCTTATAAATATGGTAGATTTGAGGAAATGA
- the LOC124180931 gene encoding STAM-binding protein-like A isoform X3 has translation MKDKVDYKPTKYTSVKNMRLIDPEDRLKALADYGTAVDIDPNIPPRRYYRSGIEMIRMANVYMEEGSQENAYILFMKFMTIFLEKIRKHPQYDTVPVKDRATNQQKLREIFPKAEALKKQLLAQYKMEQIKYLEDAKKREKIEMERLKREEEQRLKDEEDRKNKLAARTAANAAKAMLGTTSSVTDQDIVAKKPIVTRPQSPIKDIKPPRTEEKAIPEVDRSTKPRLLDKHDLRDVILPNKAMTEFLLLASRNTMLNKETCGILAGRLERNKLLVTHVLIPQQTGSPDSCTTHKEEDIFDYQDQHNLITLGWIHTHPTQTAFLSSVDLHTHCAYQLMMPEAIAVVCAPKYQDTGFYTLTADYGLDFIANCRTSGFHPHPTQPALYTVAEHCKLDSMALINMVDLRK, from the exons ATGAAGGATAAGGTCGACTACAAACCCACTAAATATACTTCTGTAAAAAACATGCGATTAATTGATCCAGAGGACCGCCTTAAAGCACTGGCAGATTATGGGACTGCTGTTGACATAGACCCTAATATTCCACCGCGAAG ATATTATCGTTCTGGAATTGAAATGATCAGAATGGCTAACGTATACATGGAAGAGGGCAGTCAAGAAaatgcatatattttattcatgaaATTTATGAC aattttcttagaaaaaataagaaaacatcCACAATATGACACAGTGCCTGTAAAAGATCGTGCGACAAATCAACAAAAGTTGCGGGAAATTTTCCCAAAAGCTGAAGCACTGAAAAAGCAATTACTTGCTCAGTATAAAATGGAGCAGATCAAATATCTGGAGGATGCAAAGAAACgggagaaaattgaaatggaaCGACTTAAAAGAGAAGAGGAACAGAG GTTGAAGGACGaagaagatagaaaaaataaattagccGCTCGGACAGCTGCAAATGCTGCTAAAGCAATGCTTGGTACAACTTCATCGGTGACTGATCAAGACATTGTTGCAAAAAAACCGATTGTAACCAGACCCCAATCTCCAATTAAGGATATAAAGCCTCCCCGAACTGAAGAAAA AGCAATACCAGAAGTTGACCGATCTACTAAACCTCGTTTACTGGATAAGCATGATTTGAGAGATGTAATATTACCCAACAAAGCGATGACTGAATTCTTGTTACTGGCTTCTCGCAACACGATGCTAAACAAAGAAACTTGCGGGATATTGGCTGGCAGATTGGAACGTAATAAATTACTCGTCACCCATGTACTGATCCCTCAACAAACGGGATCACCAGATTCCTGTACAACGCATAAGGAAGAGGATATCTTTGACTACCAAGACCAGCATAATCTTATCACTCTTGGTTGGATCCAT ACTCATCCTACACAGACAGCATTTTTATCTAGTGTAGATCTTCACACTCATTGTGCCTATCAACTAATGATGCCTGAAGCAATAGCTGTTGTGTGTGCGCCAAAGTATCAAGA TACTGGATTTTATACTTTGACAGCAGACTATGGATTAGATTTTATAGCTAATTGTCGGACATCTGGATTTCATCCGCATCCAACACAACCAGCCCTTTACACT GTAGCTGAACATTGTAAGTTGGATTCAATGGCGCTTATAAATATGGTAGATTTGAGGAAATGA